One region of Camelina sativa cultivar DH55 chromosome 6, Cs, whole genome shotgun sequence genomic DNA includes:
- the LOC104790380 gene encoding plant UBX domain-containing protein 1, whose product MFVDEYASLQHTLKRRRLEIIDSMEASSSSQAKLADMREKLGREVRVFETSSNSQRPTQTSSSAEDESDDFYEFTPQDYYRLLATKKEDKSLKTRKLREAEEAARRSKLTKAVIRVRFPDNHTFEATFHPSEKIQCLIDLVRRVVAHPDIAFYLYTTPPKKQIKDFSQDFYSAGFVPGAIVYFSNDQPKDGGASSTPYLNEEILSLKDLEVMTKTEETVEPSSEEATVDSGHVPVEHEPKPTEKKSTKPKWFKM is encoded by the exons ATGTTTGTTGATGAGTACGCTTCTCTTCAACACACCTTGAAACGGAGACGACTCGAGATAATCGATTCCAtggaagcttcttcttcatctcag GCTAAACTTGCTGATATGCGAGAAAAATTAGGGCGAGAGGTTCGTGTGTTCGAGACTTCGAGTAACTCACAGAGGCCAACCCAAACTTCTTCTAGTGCTG AAGATGAATCTGATGATTTCTACGAGTTCACACCTCAGGATTATTACCGACTCTTGGCTACTAAGAAAGAAG ATAAATCATTGAAGACAAGAAAACTCCGGGAAGCAGAAGAAGCTGCTCGTCGATCCAAGCTTACTAAG GCTGTAATCCGTGTTCGTTTCCCTGATAATCACACATTCGAGGCAACGTTTCATCCCTCAGAAAAGATCCAATGCTTGATTGATCTTGTCAGGAGAGTAGTTGCCCACCCAGATATTGCTTTCTACTTGT ACACAACTCCTCCCAAGAAACAGATAAAAGATTTCTCACAAGACTTCTACTCTGCTGGGTTTGTTCCTGGAGCAATTGTCTACTTTTCAAACGATCAACCAAAAG ATGGTGGTGCTAGTTCAACTCCTTATCTTAATGAAGAGATCTTGTCACTGAAAGATTTAGAGGTCATgaccaaaacagaggaaacgGTTGAGCCATCGTCAGAGGAAGCCACGGTTGACTCTGGTCATGTACCGGTTGAACACGAGCCTAAACccacagagaagaagagtacaAAGCCTAA
- the LOC104698683 gene encoding probable carboxylesterase 11 produces the protein MPSVGVKLYSVFFKFLLKHRLQNRISGKARNLNNLAGSDLLIRRNSLGSSNSLLSHKVESRRNSYGCTTTGSSSPEAGSSSDVYRGYSPSSSGGNSRKLPVMLQFHGGGWVSGSNDSVANDFFCRRMAKHCDIIVLAVGYRLAPENRYPAAYEDGFKVLKWLGKQANLAECNKSMGNSRRPGGEVKKSEVNKHIVDAFGASLVEPWLATHADPSRCVLLGVSCGANIADYVARKAIEVGQNLDPVKVVAQVLMYPFFIGSVPTQSEIKQANSYFYDKAMCILAWKLFLSEEEFSLDHPAANPLVPGRGPPLKFMPPTLTIVAEHDWMRDRAIAYSEELRKVNVDAPVLEYKDAVHEFATLDMLLRTPQAQACAEDIAIWVKKYISLRGHEFSY, from the exons atgccgaGCGTTGGTGTGAAGCTCTACAGTGTCTTCTTCAAGTTCCTTTTGAAACACCGTTTACAGAACCGGATT TCCGGTAAGGCTCGAAATCTCAACAACCTCGCCGGATCGGATCTTCTTATTAGGAGAAACAGCTTAGGTTCGTCTAATTCGTTGTTGTCTCACAAGGTAGAATCTAGGAGGAACAGTTACGGTTGCACCACCACTGGTTCGTCCTCCCCTGAAGCAGGATCCTCCTCAGACGTGTACAGAGGATACTCACCGTCGTCGTCGGGTGGAAACTCTAGAAAACTTCCTGTGATGTTGCAGTTCCACGGTGGTGGATGGGTGAGTGGAAGTAACGACTCAGTGGCTAATGATTTCTTTTGTAGAAGAATGGCCAAGCATTGTGATATCATTGTCTTGGCCGTCGGGTACAGGCTTGCACCTGAGAACCGGTATCCAGCGGCGTATGAGGACGGGTTCAAGGTGTTGAAATGGCTGGGGAAGCAGGCGAATTTGGCGGAATGTAATAAGTCCATGGGGAATTCGCGGCGACCCGGAGGGGAGGTGAAGAAATCAGAAGTTAATAAGCATATCGTTGATGCTTTTGGTGCATCATTGGTTGAGCCTTGGCTCGCAACTCATGCTGATCCCTCGAG ATGTGTGCTTCTTGGTGTGAGCTGTGGTGCCAACATAGCAGACTACGTAGCACGCAAAGCCATTGAAGTTGGTCAAAATCTAGACCCTGTCAAGGTTGTGGCTCAAGTCCTAATGTACCCGTTCTTTATCGGTAGTGTTCCCACACAGTCTGAGATCAAACAAGCAAACTCATACTTCTACGACAAAGCCATGTGCATTCTCGCATGGAAGCTTTTCTTGTCAGAAGAAGAATTCAGCTTGGACCACCCGGCAGCAAACCCGCTCGTTCCAGGCCGAGGTCCACCTCTCAAATTTATGCCACCAACACTAACTATTGTAGCAGAGCATGACTGGATGAGAGACCGGGCCATTGCTTACTCAGAAGAGTTAAGGAAAGTAAATGTAGATGCTCCCGTGCTAGAGTACAAAGATGCGGTTCACGAGTTTGCAACCCTCGACATGCTTCTTAGGACTCCGCAAGCTCAAGCTTGTGCAGAAGATATTGCAATCTGGGTCAAGAAATACATCTCACTCCGTGGCCACGAGTTCTCATACTAG
- the LOC104790382 gene encoding uncharacterized protein LOC104790382: protein MSTRLGVSNFFFIVFVVLLFVGASEALRPWKVPVIIRDGVQINYYQTEEYDPIMEKADSASFGDQINEIDTNSAYYAYLHTKRLNIYGEDWLWRIDFLVILFCFSLLLTNLSFRAFFCITSICSARVSKS from the coding sequence ATGTCAACTAGATTGGGAGTAAGcaacttttttttcattgtcTTCGTCGTCTTGCTTTTTGTGGGTGCTTCAGAGGCTCTCCGTCCTTGGAAAGTCCCGGTCATCATTCGTGATGGAGtccaaataaattattatcaaacTGAGGAATATGACCCAATCATGGAGAAGGCCGACTCGGCATCTTTTGGTGACCAAATCAACGAGATTGACACCAACTCGGCATACTATGCTTACTTGCATACCAAGCGTCTAAACATCTACGGCGAGGATTGGCTATGGAGGATTGATTTCCTtgtcattcttttttgtttctctctattGTTGACCAATTTATCTTTTAGAGCTTTCTTTTGTATCACAAGCATATGTTCTGCTAGGGTTTCAAAATCTTAA